TAGCGGGCGGCGGCGCGGCAGGCGGCGGCGCGGCGGCGGCGCCGGCGCCGGCGTCGTCGAGCCGGGCGATGAGTTCCTGGCTGTTCACCGCCTCGCCCTCCTGCTTCAGGATCTCGGCGAGCACGCCGTCGGCGGGCGCCGGGATCTCCAGGGTGACCTTGTCCGTCTCAAGGTCCACCAGGTTGTCCCCGCGGCGCACCGGCTGGCCCACCTGCAAATGCCAGGCCAGCAGCCGGGCCTCGCTCACCGATTCGGCCAGCGCCGGGACTTTGATCTCGTGCATCACGCGGAATGCCCCGGGGAACGCGCCAAAGGGAGGGACGGCTGGCGGCTGCGGTTCATGCGGATTTTCTCTGCCTTTCCCCGGAGCGATCCGTGGGGTCGGAGGTTTGCAGGGCCATGGCGACGAGCCGCTGCTGCTGCTCCAGGTGCAACGCCCGCGAGCCGCCCGCCGGCGCCGCCGAGCAGCGGCGGCCCGCGTACAGCAGTTTCTGGCGGGCCTTCAAACAGCCCCGCAAGGCCCAGGGCGACTGCATGTAGCTCCACATCCCCTGGTTCTCCGGCTCTTCCTGCGCCCAGGTAATTTCCCTGGCCTGCGGATAACGGCGCAACAGTTGCCGCAGCTCCCGTTCCGGGAAGGGATAGAGCTGCTCGATGCGCAGGATGGCGGTATCCTGAAGCTCTGCCTGCCGCCGCGCCTGCAACAGGTCGTAATACACTTTGCCGGAACAGAGGATCAGCCGGCGCACCGCGTCGGGGTTCAGCTCGTCGCGTTCGTCGAATACGGCGCAAAAGCCGGTGTCGGCGAATTCCTCCACCGGCGAGGCGGAAAGTTGTTGGCGCAACAGGCTCTTGGGAGTCAGCACGATCAGGGGCTTGCGGTAGGGGCGGAGCATCTGC
This sequence is a window from Gammaproteobacteria bacterium. Protein-coding genes within it:
- a CDS encoding dihydrolipoamide succinyltransferase, with the translated sequence MHEIKVPALAESVSEARLLAWHLQVGQPVRRGDNLVDLETDKVTLEIPAPADGVLAEILKQEGEAVNSQELIARLDDAGAGAAAAPPPAAPPPA